A stretch of bacterium DNA encodes these proteins:
- a CDS encoding epoxide hydrolase: MTTDAPEPFAIRATVDVLEDLDRRLSTARWPSVLESDWRRGTDSGWLRDLVAFWRNEFDWRAQEDWLNATLPGQRVRVRGIDLHFAHIRGRGPNPLPLLLLHGWPSSLVEMHRLIGPLTDPAGHGGAAKDSFDVVVASLPGHGFSSAPEDPLFGADDAADCLRDLMVDVLGHERFAVHGGDRGAFIATGLAHRFPGNTIAIHQSLPMGIPDSPPSEEERDWLETTARWSAEEGGYSAIQGTRPMTLAYGLSDSPLGLAAWILEKFHAWSDCDGDPLSVFTREELLTNVMIYWLTDTIHPSIRFYWAHRQKPPAAVRPERIDVPTGIALFPKEVMRPPRSAVERKYDLRRWTEMERGGHFPALEQPDALVDDLRAFLRTFRSP, translated from the coding sequence ATGACGACCGACGCCCCCGAACCCTTCGCGATCCGCGCGACGGTCGACGTCCTCGAGGACCTCGACCGTCGACTGTCGACCGCCCGTTGGCCCTCGGTCCTCGAATCGGACTGGCGGCGCGGAACGGATTCCGGATGGCTCCGCGACCTCGTCGCGTTCTGGCGAAACGAGTTCGACTGGCGCGCCCAGGAGGACTGGCTGAACGCGACGCTCCCCGGCCAGCGCGTTCGCGTCCGCGGGATCGATCTCCACTTCGCCCACATCCGGGGACGGGGCCCGAATCCGCTTCCCCTCCTCCTGCTCCACGGTTGGCCGAGCTCGCTCGTCGAGATGCACCGCTTGATCGGCCCGCTGACCGACCCCGCCGGCCACGGCGGCGCCGCCAAAGACAGCTTCGACGTCGTCGTCGCCTCTCTGCCCGGCCACGGCTTCTCGAGCGCGCCGGAGGATCCGCTCTTCGGGGCGGACGACGCAGCGGACTGCCTCCGCGATCTCATGGTCGACGTGCTCGGCCACGAAAGATTCGCCGTCCACGGCGGCGATCGCGGCGCCTTCATTGCGACGGGCCTCGCACACCGCTTTCCCGGGAACACGATCGCGATCCACCAGAGTCTGCCGATGGGGATCCCCGACTCGCCGCCGTCCGAGGAAGAGCGGGACTGGCTCGAGACGACCGCGCGCTGGTCGGCCGAGGAAGGCGGCTACTCGGCGATCCAGGGCACACGCCCGATGACCCTGGCCTATGGCCTGTCGGATTCGCCGCTCGGTCTCGCGGCCTGGATCCTCGAGAAGTTCCACGCATGGAGCGACTGCGATGGAGACCCTCTCTCCGTCTTCACGCGGGAAGAGCTGCTCACCAACGTGATGATCTACTGGCTGACCGATACGATCCACCCGTCGATCCGCTTCTACTGGGCCCATCGCCAGAAGCCCCCGGCGGCCGTCCGACCCGAACGAATCGACGTCCCGACCGGAATCGCGCTCTTCCCGAAGGAAGTCATGCGCCCGCCGCGCTCCGCGGTCGAGCGGAAATACGACCTCCGCCGCTGGACGGAGATGGAGCGCGGAGGGCACTTCCCGGCGCTCGAGCAGCCGGACGCGCTGGTCGACGATCTCCGCGCGTTCCTCCGGACGTTTCGCTCCCCCTGA
- a CDS encoding nuclear transport factor 2 family protein — translation MAETRPPLPPFTLETASIKVKAAEDGWNGRDPNKVALAYSPDTFWRNRAEFVLGRDEVVAFLERKWSRELDYRLIKELWAFREDRIAVRFAYEYHDDSGNWFRAYGNENWIFDAQGLMRQRFASINDLPITESDRLFRWPLGPRPKGHPGLSELGL, via the coding sequence GTGGCCGAAACCCGGCCGCCGCTGCCCCCGTTCACCCTCGAGACGGCGAGCATCAAAGTGAAGGCCGCCGAGGACGGATGGAACGGGCGCGATCCGAACAAGGTCGCACTCGCCTACAGCCCCGACACGTTCTGGCGAAACCGGGCCGAGTTCGTCCTCGGCCGGGACGAGGTCGTGGCCTTCCTCGAGCGCAAGTGGTCCCGCGAGCTCGACTATCGCTTGATCAAAGAGCTCTGGGCGTTCCGAGAGGATCGGATCGCGGTCCGCTTCGCCTACGAGTACCACGACGACTCGGGCAACTGGTTCCGCGCGTACGGAAACGAGAACTGGATCTTCGACGCGCAGGGGTTGATGCGACAACGCTTCGCCAGCATCAACGACCTGCCGATCACGGAGAGCGATCGGCTGTTCCGCTGGCCGCTTGGACCGCGTCCGAAGGGGCACCCGGGGCTGTCGGAGCTGGGGCTCTAG
- the cynS gene encoding cyanase, translated as MSKDEASEAILEAKKAKGLSFEQLAEEIGHDKVWTTAAIMGQASVPSEAAEKLTSVLGLGPEVAEALTDFPMKGCLDTQVPTDPLIYRFHEITQVYGTAMKAVIHEMFGDGIMSAIDFEIDIKKLKDPKGDRVVVTYNGKFLPYRTW; from the coding sequence ATCAGCAAGGACGAAGCGAGCGAGGCGATTCTCGAGGCGAAGAAGGCCAAGGGGCTGAGCTTCGAGCAGCTGGCCGAGGAGATCGGCCACGACAAGGTCTGGACGACCGCCGCCATCATGGGGCAGGCGAGTGTCCCCTCGGAGGCGGCGGAGAAGCTGACGAGCGTGCTCGGGCTCGGCCCGGAGGTCGCCGAGGCGCTGACCGACTTTCCGATGAAGGGATGTCTCGACACCCAGGTGCCCACGGACCCGCTGATCTACCGCTTCCACGAGATCACGCAGGTCTACGGGACCGCCATGAAGGCGGTCATCCACGAGATGTTCGGTGACGGCATCATGAGCGCGATCGACTTCGAGATCGACATCAAGAAGCTGAAGGACCCGAAGGGCGACCGCGTGGTCGTGACCTACAACGGGAAGTTCCTGCCGTACCGGACGTGGTAG
- a CDS encoding ABC transporter ATP-binding protein, giving the protein MAYLSVEGLEKTFPQSQSGEASGGLCVFRAVDLKIEQGEFVTMIGHSGCGKSTLLNIIAGFEEPTSGVVILDDKEVTKPGLDRMVVFQSFALMPWLTAGDNVRLAVRAANRDWTPAQVEEHTSKYLSMMGLEGAEEKRPAYLSGGMRQRVGLARAFSVQPKVMLLDEPFAQIDALTRGVIQDELIRMWNASGSTIFMVTHDVDEAILLSDRIALMSNGPEAEVAELLEVDIPRPRSREKMIDTPEYMQLRSRILHFLLARAKGGSATSPYDEMEETA; this is encoded by the coding sequence TTGGCCTATCTGAGCGTCGAAGGACTCGAGAAGACCTTTCCCCAGAGCCAGAGCGGAGAGGCGAGCGGCGGCCTCTGCGTGTTCCGCGCTGTCGATCTGAAGATCGAGCAGGGCGAATTCGTGACGATGATCGGGCACTCGGGCTGCGGCAAGAGCACGCTGCTCAACATCATCGCGGGATTCGAGGAGCCGACCTCCGGCGTCGTCATCCTCGACGACAAGGAGGTCACGAAGCCGGGTCTCGACCGGATGGTCGTGTTCCAGAGCTTCGCGCTCATGCCCTGGTTGACGGCGGGTGACAACGTTCGACTCGCTGTCCGTGCCGCGAACCGCGACTGGACGCCGGCGCAGGTCGAGGAGCACACGAGCAAGTACCTCTCCATGATGGGTCTCGAAGGGGCCGAAGAGAAACGCCCCGCGTACCTCAGTGGCGGCATGCGACAGCGGGTCGGCCTCGCGCGGGCGTTCTCGGTCCAGCCGAAAGTAATGCTCCTCGACGAGCCCTTCGCGCAGATCGATGCGCTGACCCGTGGTGTGATCCAGGACGAGCTGATCCGGATGTGGAACGCCTCGGGCAGCACGATCTTCATGGTCACCCACGACGTCGACGAAGCCATCCTGCTCTCGGATCGCATCGCCCTGATGAGCAACGGCCCGGAGGCAGAGGTCGCCGAGCTGCTCGAGGTGGACATCCCGCGGCCGCGATCTCGAGAGAAGATGATCGACACGCCGGAGTACATGCAGCTCCGCAGTCGGATCCTGCACTTCCTGCTCGCCCGCGCCAAGGGCGGGTCGGCAACCAGCCCGTACGACGAAATGGAGGAAACGGCATGA